The Medicago truncatula cultivar Jemalong A17 chromosome 4, MtrunA17r5.0-ANR, whole genome shotgun sequence genome includes a region encoding these proteins:
- the LOC11417137 gene encoding transcription termination factor MTERF2, chloroplastic, with the protein MLLSYQKHTLYLPHSSIHTPKNPKLTTIVNCQNPNEQHQNQPIPRRHNAKSTSFLIHHLTQKNTNTNPSPTSLQDPTPHEEKIKLLELSLVRKRTPQFPGSIYAQSPSDPDVGSSLPPLSTLFRRDEEEEEMIMQAIEIRRKVTEEVFKEAMRKGKFGITYTGNLVDRLGDFIDYVMIEAANLKRLPEYSNSTFNLRAKTVIEDSQVVPLIRWLKHNSLSYPQIAKLILMSRGKLESIRNRVEWLKSVLVKGEFIGDAMLKSGDNVLLRSDGELDEIVDYLEFNGVRREWMGYVVSRCPKLLSYSLEEVKTRVQFYLDMGLDAKDFGTMVFDFPKALGHYTLEEMNRKVDYLKEFGLESKDVGKLLAFRPQLMACSIEEQWKPLVKYLYYYGITRDGMRRMLTIKPMVFCVDLEMTIVPKVKFFQDLGVRNDGIAKMLVKFPTLLTYSLYKKIRPVVIFLMTKAGVTEENIPKVIALGPELLGCSIVHKLEGNVKYYLSLGIRLQQLGEMIADFPMLLRYNIDVLRPKYTYLRKTMVRTLKDAIEFPRFFSYSLEGRIIPRHKVLVENQINVKLKCMLACTDEEFNNMVKNMIRKRHKLQSTVMKEDTKHPQSTAQT; encoded by the exons ATGCTTCTTTCATATCAAAAACACACTCTTTACCTCCCTCATTCTTCTATCCACACCCCCAAAAACCCAAAACTCACCACTATCGTCAACTGCCAAAACCCAAACGAACAACACCAAAACCAACCAATTCCCAGAAGACACAATgcaaaatcaacatcatttcTCATTCACCACCTTACACAAAAAAACACCAACACTAATCCTTCACCAACCTCACTACAAGACCCAACACCCCACgaagaaaaaatcaaacttttagAACTTTCCTTAGTAAGAAAAAGAACCCCACAATTTCCAGGTTCAATTTACGCTCAATCTCCAAGTGACCCTGATGTGGGTTCTTCTCTTCCTCCTCTGAGTACCCTTTTTCGGcgtgatgaagaagaagaggaaatgaTTATGCAAGCTATTGAAATTCGTAGGAAGGTTACTGAAGAGGTTTTTAAAGAAGCAATGCGGAAGGGTAAATTTGGAATTACTTATACTGGTAATTTGGTTGATAGGTTGGGtgattttattgattatgttatgattGAAGCTGCTAATTTGAAAAGATTGCCGGAATATTCAAATTCGACTTTTAATTTAAGGGCTAAAACTGTTATTGAAGATTCTCAAGTTGTGCCACTTATCAG ATGGTTGAAGCATAATTCTCTATCGTATCCTCAGATAGCTAAGCTCATTTTGATGTCAAGAGGGAAGCTTGAGTCTATAAGGAACCGTGTTGAGTGGTTGAAGTCGGTGCTCGTTAAGGGAGAGTTTATTGGGGATGCAATGTTAAAGAGTGGAGATAATGTTTTGCTGCGGAGTGACGGGGAGTTGGATGAGATTGTTGATTATTTAGAGTTTAATGGAGTCAGGAGGGAATGGATGGGTTATGTTGTGAGTCGGTGTCCGAAGTTGTTATCTTATAGCTTGGAAGAGGTGAAAACTCGTGTGCAGTTCTATCTGGATATGGGTTTAGATGCGAAGGATTTTGGCACCATGGTTTTTGATTTTCCTAAAGCTCTCGGTCACTATACTTTGGAAGAAATGAACCGAAAG GTTGATTACTTGAAAGAATTCGGGCTTGAAAGTAAAGATGTTGGTAAGCTGCTTGCATTTCGGCCACAATTGATGGCGTGCAGCATTGAAGAACAATGGAAACCCCTTGTTAAATATCTGTACTATTATGGGATTACCCGAGATGGGATGAGGAGAATGCTTACAATTAAACCAATGGTCTTTTGTGTTGACTTGGAGATGACTATTGTGCCAAAG GTAAAGTTTTTTCAGGACCTAGGGGTTCGAAATGACGGGATTGCCAAGATGCTTGTAAAATTTCCCACTCTACTCACTTACAGCCTTTACAAGAAGATTAGGCCTGTG GTCATATTCTTGATGACCAAGGCTGGAGTCACTGAAGAAAATATTCCAAAGGTTATAGCTCTTGGACCTGAGCTCTTGGGATGCAGCATAGTACATAAGCTTGAAGGAAATGTAAAGTATTATTTGTCTCTCGGCATACGTCTTCAGCAACTGGGTGAAATGATTGCTGATTTCCCAATGCTGCTCAGATACAATATAGACGTTCTTCGTCCTAAGTATACTTATTTGCGCAAAACCATGGTTCGAACTTTGAAAGATGCCATTGAGTTTCCGAG GTTTTTCAGCTATTCCCTCGAGGGTCGAATTATTCCAAGACACAAGGTTCTGGTGGAGAATCAGATTAATGTCAAGCTAAAATGCATGTTAGCTTGCACAGATgaagaatttaacaacatggTCAAGAATATGATTAGAAAACGCCATAAACTTCAATCTACTGTCATGAAAGAGGATACTAAGCATCCCCAATCTACAGCCCAGACGTAA